Proteins from a genomic interval of Candidatus Binatus sp.:
- a CDS encoding M1 family metallopeptidase has protein sequence MRDQQGAPLAESSQDYRLPKNVTPHRYEIRLRPDLKAFTFQGEVAVAITVNQATDEIVLNALELEIDKTTVDRAGKSIAGIATLEAVKERAHLKFAETLQPGEWTLTIAFRGILNDKLHGFYRSQYQDASGKTHVVATTQFESTDARRAFPCWDEPEIKASYKGILVVDKNLAVISNGGQESERDLGNGKKEVVFKETIKMSTYLVAFIVGEFVATAPVDAGTPLRIVHVPGKESLTEWAKQIGAFSLKYFADYYGLKYPGDKLDLIAIPDFASGAMENLGAITFRETALLADDKTASRAELERVADVVSHENAHMWFGDLVTMRWWNGIWLNEAFATFMEMLAVDAWKPQWKRWESFSVSRAAAMAIDGLRSTRPIEYPVLSPEDCRAMFDILTYEKGAAVLRMLEQYLRPEVFRDGIRLYLKKHQYDNTETGDLWDALEEASREPVRKMMDSWIFQPGFPIIDLTPTADGRGLKLSQRRFFYLPEDNAQLWQVPILVRVKTEQGVSTHRVLLDARESTLPLPGKLEWALANEGGHGFYRVHYAPELLASLTKNLNSLEPIERFGLVSDTWAATVAGMGPLSEFLKMTRLFGGETDINVWRAMIGAFSYLDMIAAEADRPVLAAAVRETVGPAATRLGWESRSGESDLQRQLRGTLIGALGTLGDDKDVQRRARELYARFEDNPASADRDLAAPLVGILAHCGDAARYAEFKAKFKSPRTPQEEQRFLFSLAGFRDRDLLRQTMAMTLDGQVRTQNSPYLMHSLLLNTECRYEAWDYLKDHWDEMIAKYPDSALPRMCEAIVRLLDRETEVKDFFAKHRVRLGGKIIDQHLERLSVASGFRRREGANLQQTLKG, from the coding sequence ATGCGCGATCAGCAAGGAGCGCCGCTCGCAGAATCATCGCAGGACTACCGGCTGCCGAAAAACGTGACGCCGCATCGCTACGAGATCCGTCTGAGGCCGGACCTTAAGGCGTTTACGTTTCAAGGCGAGGTGGCGGTCGCGATCACCGTCAATCAGGCGACGGATGAAATCGTGCTGAACGCGCTGGAACTGGAAATCGACAAGACAACGGTTGACCGCGCGGGCAAATCGATCGCGGGGATCGCGACGCTCGAAGCGGTGAAGGAGCGGGCGCATCTGAAGTTCGCGGAAACGCTTCAGCCGGGCGAGTGGACGCTCACGATCGCGTTTCGCGGAATTCTCAACGACAAACTGCACGGCTTTTACCGGAGCCAGTACCAGGACGCGTCGGGCAAGACGCACGTCGTCGCAACGACGCAATTCGAATCGACGGATGCGCGCCGCGCGTTTCCGTGCTGGGACGAGCCGGAGATCAAGGCGAGCTACAAGGGAATCCTGGTCGTCGATAAAAATCTCGCGGTGATTTCCAACGGCGGACAGGAGAGCGAGCGCGATCTCGGCAACGGCAAGAAGGAGGTCGTCTTCAAGGAGACGATCAAGATGTCCACCTACCTGGTCGCGTTTATCGTGGGCGAGTTCGTCGCGACTGCGCCGGTCGATGCTGGTACGCCGCTTCGAATCGTGCACGTGCCGGGCAAAGAATCGTTGACCGAGTGGGCTAAGCAGATCGGCGCGTTCTCGCTGAAGTACTTTGCCGATTACTACGGGCTCAAGTACCCCGGCGACAAGCTCGATCTGATCGCGATTCCGGATTTTGCGTCGGGCGCGATGGAAAACCTGGGTGCGATCACGTTTCGCGAGACCGCGCTGCTCGCCGACGACAAGACCGCGTCGCGCGCCGAACTCGAGCGCGTGGCGGACGTCGTCTCGCACGAGAACGCGCACATGTGGTTCGGCGATCTGGTCACGATGCGCTGGTGGAATGGCATCTGGCTGAACGAGGCGTTCGCGACGTTCATGGAGATGCTGGCGGTCGATGCGTGGAAGCCGCAGTGGAAGCGGTGGGAGAGTTTCAGCGTATCGCGCGCCGCGGCGATGGCGATCGATGGACTGCGCAGCACGCGGCCGATCGAGTATCCCGTGCTGAGCCCGGAGGATTGCCGCGCGATGTTCGACATCCTCACGTACGAGAAGGGCGCCGCGGTGCTCAGGATGCTCGAGCAATATCTTCGGCCCGAGGTATTTCGCGACGGCATCCGCCTCTATTTGAAGAAGCATCAGTATGACAACACGGAAACCGGCGACCTGTGGGACGCGCTCGAGGAGGCGTCGCGCGAGCCGGTCCGCAAGATGATGGACTCGTGGATTTTCCAGCCGGGCTTTCCGATCATCGATTTGACGCCGACCGCCGACGGCCGCGGGCTCAAGCTTTCGCAGCGGCGCTTCTTTTATCTGCCCGAAGACAACGCGCAGCTTTGGCAGGTGCCGATTCTGGTGCGCGTGAAGACTGAGCAGGGCGTATCGACGCATCGCGTGTTGCTCGACGCGCGCGAATCGACGCTGCCGCTCCCGGGCAAGCTTGAATGGGCGCTCGCGAACGAGGGAGGCCACGGTTTCTATCGCGTTCATTATGCGCCGGAGCTGCTCGCGTCATTGACGAAGAATCTGAACTCGCTCGAACCAATCGAACGCTTTGGCTTGGTGAGCGATACGTGGGCGGCGACCGTCGCGGGAATGGGACCGCTCAGCGAATTTCTGAAGATGACGCGGTTGTTCGGCGGCGAGACTGACATCAATGTGTGGCGCGCGATGATCGGCGCGTTCAGCTATCTCGACATGATCGCGGCGGAAGCGGATCGTCCGGTGCTGGCGGCGGCGGTGCGCGAGACGGTCGGTCCGGCGGCGACACGGCTCGGATGGGAGTCGCGGTCCGGCGAGAGCGACCTGCAGCGGCAACTCAGAGGCACGCTGATCGGCGCGCTCGGCACGCTCGGCGACGACAAGGACGTGCAGCGGCGCGCGCGCGAACTCTACGCGCGATTCGAGGACAATCCCGCATCGGCGGATCGCGATCTGGCGGCGCCGCTGGTCGGAATCCTCGCGCATTGCGGCGATGCCGCGCGCTACGCGGAGTTCAAGGCGAAGTTCAAATCGCCGCGCACCCCGCAGGAGGAACAGCGCTTCCTGTTCTCGCTGGCGGGCTTCCGCGATCGCGATCTGCTGCGGCAAACGATGGCGATGACGCTCGACGGACAGGTGCGCACGCAAAATTCGCCGTACCTGATGCATTCGCTGCTGCTCAATACGGAATGCCGCTACGAGGCGTGGGACTACTTGAAGGATCATTGGGACGAGATGATCGCGAAGTATCCCGACAGCGCGCTGCCGCGGATGTGCGAGGCGATCGTCCGCC